The DNA window GAGAAGAGAAATTAAAATTACAAACACCATCAAAATATCACTTTCTCTAGATTAACTTCAATGCTCACTAAAAACCACTTTTATACATTATGTCAATTAAGTTCCATTCAACGTAGCACTTCCACCAATCACTACTTTCACTTTTGCCCTTTTCACATCAACTTTCTCCAGCACCAATAACAAGCAAGCCATAGATTCCCTAATAGTGCGAAATCAATGGTGCTACGAAGCACAAAAGGCAGGAGATGCACGTGAAATCACCAAGTTGTCACCCAATATCTCCTCAAAAGTTTAATGGTCTAAGTATCAACCACCAAGGCTCAAATACATCATGCTAGAAGAAATGTTAACCATGTAATACAGCTGCATCATTCTGCAAATTGATTTAATAGAAAGGTTGTTTTATAATGCTGCAGCTCTACAAGCTGGTAGCTAACAAAAAGTATCTGAACAATTATAATAATGATAAATAAATTTAAACTGCACAAGTGTCCAAAATGCAGAACCATTAAGTAACAAAGTGAGCTATTTGGTGATACAAATAATTTTCCACTGTAATTTTCTATTTTTTCCCAATTCAAGCGAATGTTTAAAttcaaaactttttaaaatgtgcacTTTTGTTGGGCTTTTTGTTAGATTACATTTAGTGATTTTCCATGATATACCCCTGTGACTCTTCCAGTATATGACAACGGGGGATCATCTTAATGTGCAGCACCAAGCCACTACGTGAAAACCTCTATTTGAGGAACCTGTAGCAAATTGGCAGCTGAGAAAGATATGAACTGCAGGAGCATTTGGCTTGCAATAAAAGAGCTTTTAAATGCTGCCCATGAAACTCTGTAAAAATATCTTTGTTTATTATTAAGAGTTGCCATTTATCATGTATCTGTAGGGCAGAAAGTGTTATTAAGTCTTGGAAAACTCTATAAATTGCAAAACAGTGATTGACTCAAATAGCCCATTCACTAAAAATCAGAATCTGTAAATAAACAATTTGCCAAAGGTCTTTCTGAAAATGTTCCACTCACTAAATAGCAACCACAAAACAGAAGCCAAATCCCTGAACATTTATTCCACGAGCAGCAAATGAGCCTTCTGCTCCATGCTCAGCCTTCAACCTTCAGCTGATTCAGACCTCTGTGCATGCATGAACCTAATGCCAATCCTTGTGCTTGTTCtaacttgttaaaaaaaaaactagaaccTTGAATTGCATGTTCGGGTTGCAGCATACTGTTGAATTGTTTGCAAATAATCAAAAAGCACTCATGTTTTTCCATAATTAATACAacaaatacaatattttaatttagcaTCTACAACGCTGTAGAtgctaaattaaaatattgtatttgtTGCAACGCCTACAATAACAAACCATACAACATAATGGATTATATATAGCTTCAATAAAGCCTCTGAACCTTTCTATAAATGGCAGCACGAATTAGTATCGTGAATACAGAGTGGTTGTTAGGCAATTAACAATGCAACACTAAGAATGCTGGTTACCAATATTGACTATTGAGCTTAGAGGTAAAAACAGTTTAGCAGAAACTATTCTATTCACTAAATATGACATCAAGTTATTAATAGTCAACAATGGTAAAGTAATTGACGACTACCGGAAAGATTTTCAACTCTTCATAGGTTATGGTGCGCTGAGGAAGCAGCCCCCCAAGAATGACTTAACCTTCAAAAAGATTATGCTCAATCTAAATGGACTTGCCAAAGTTATGTTTCTTCTCTGGACCTTTTATAGGGGTATATGTGACACTAAGCCTCTATCAGACaatgaaatcaacaaaaacatATCACCAATTTAATTCTGTGTTATTTCCTTGAAAATGATCATTTTCTATAGCAATTTTCCAGATCCTCAGCCAAAATATGATTGTTGATTGGCTCATTTATTTGGATACGAAATAGGTTATATCATGCTTGGTTTTAATCAAGTTCCTACAAATTTGTGTTGTCACAAATCCCATATAAGCACTATGCATTCTTTTGGCAGTGGATATAGCATACATTTATTGACACTTAATTAACGGTCACAAGAAGTAGTCTCAAATGAACAATGAAGTCAGttttgtgtctttttaaaaaaactttgttGGTAAACTTTATGTTCAAAGTGAGGGATGCTAATGCAGGGGAACATGACAATTTCTATTTCAGGCTAGCATCAAGCATTTCCAAGTTAGGTAAAGATAAGATATAGAGCAAATCTCCTTCTGCTCTACCTCAACTGTGTGCCTCAGCCCTTACCAAAACAGAACAATgtttttttcatttcccacactaATCATCCTGGGGTATTAGTTAAGTTATCAATTTACTGTCCACAAGTGCCAAATTGGCAGTAGTTTAGTCTATGGTCACTGAACTgagttgagactgcccaaactcatttcacgtagGAACCTTACAACCAACAGACATCATACCTAAGTGGGCTTAAGTCTGAGAAGCAGAAGACCAGTGTCAAACCATCTGCTCCATTATGTCCCCTTTAATAAACTTTTCTACAGAAACAGCCTTCACTAAACAGGCTTTTTGCTTATGGTTTCCAGACAGAATCATTGACTGGGTTTGTTGTGAAGGCAAAATTTAGCCAAGCTTTTAGCAACAATATGGTTGGCTCACATAAACAGAACATACCTTGAAGTAAATAAACAAAATCTAACAAAAATTCAATGATCACAGAACTCCTCATTTAAACAGCCAGCGCTCAAATCCCAGACTTgacgtttttttaaaattcattctcgggatgtggatcttgctggcaaggctggcattcattacccatccctagttggcctgACAAGGTGATGGTGTACCTTCATCTTGAAAGCAGTTTTGACATAACCGAGTGGCTTGATAGGCCACTTCACAGAGTAAACCACGttagggtgggactggagtcacatataagccagatcggttaaggatggcaggttgtcatccctaaaggagacagtgaaccagttgggtttttacaataatccaacagcttcatggtcatttttacagataccagttttttttttaatttccagatttttttaataaactgaattcaaattctcaaactgctacagcgggatttgaactcacgttctctggattataaaTCCAGGCCCATTGATTattaatccagtaatataactaCTAAACCACTGTACCCTTGCTCTTTACTGACATTCAAATTCTTAGCTTGCCGTTTCAAGCCAGCGCAGCATTCAATCACAATAAGGGATAGAAGAAAAAGGGGAGGAAAAGATCAGTTCAGTTCTCAGTTCAACTCATGGCAAAGACCCCATTCTCCCACCATGAGCAGCACATATGAACATAAATAACCTGATGCACCATGGTCCTATAGCAGTAGAGACACACTTCCTCGTGGGTTTTGGGAACCGCCACCAGATTCGCCAGTTAAAGCTCTACCTGGTGCCTGATGAAGGATGGTATTAGGTGGAATAGTAAATGGAGGAAAAGTGATGGAAAGAGGCCAACATCAAAACTGGCATAGCAAAATAAAAGTAACGGTTCCTGTCAATCACAAAAAGTGGCACTGATGGTTACAACCAAGAAATCTATGGCCTAATATACTCTGCCTCCTCGCCAGGGACAAAAACTACAGAACTTCTGGCAACTTAAAACTCTTGATCCAAATTCTCCAGAGTTTATACTATTGATAGAAAGTATATAAACTTGTCTGAAGTAATCATTTATAATTGCAATCCAGTTAATTAAATATACTTAAAATAATGCAAGATTAGCAAGTTGCACAGGACTGATTTCAAATACTGAAACCTGTATTGAAGTCCTGAAAAATAATTTTTACAAGTTCAAGTTCTTTTCAAaagactacatttcaaaactgtCAAAAATCCATTTCCAATTGTTAGCATATTTCAAAGCAAccataaaagtaaaaaaaattgcctTTATCTTCAAGATTTGGTCCAAGGGACTCTGTAGAAAATGTTCATAATTTAAATGGAAAAAGAGTATCGTCATAGCTcactcactcctgctccttcatgttCAGAACTGCAGTAATCTTACAAGATCACACACTTCAGGGTGCTAGATTTCTCAGCACACAAAAAGACAAAGTGTTGacataaaaaaaatcttcagcaGAACTAAAGGATATGAATTATAAAATTAACAGGATTCCAATGAGCAGCACAGATGATAGGAACCATAAGGTTCTGTAGAACCTATGCTCAGGATCatggaaatatttatataatgcaCTGGTCAAGATTCAATTATGTTAAAATGCTCTGCAGTTTATCATTTCATTGCTTATATTAGGAGGTACAAACTTTGCCTTCTTGGAAATTACCTGTGGTTATTCATTTTGCTTCAGGCAATTAAATAAATTGGGCTCAGTCCACGAAGCAGCAAATTGCAAGTTCTGGTCTGATCTGTTCTCACCAGGATGGTTTCGGACATGTCCATTTCAATGATGATATTACTGCCTCTGTGGCGCACTTCTGGAATACTGCTCTTCAATACAGGTTAATCATGTCACTGCCTTACATATTTCCAAAGCCACTGACAGGATCTGGCACCTTATATTTCCAAATAATTTACGACCACATGGCTTTCCACCAAAACCAAGTTCCTGACTATCTAGTTTCCGCTTAAATCGTTCTGTGTTGTAGTTGATAGCTCACCCTCAGATCTGAACTCAGAAGTTCCATTCTGTTACATCCTATCAATGACCTTTTCCACTCATTATCCAAGCCTACTCTTTGTTTTGCTAATGATTCCATTCTACATTATTCAGCTTCCTTCAGATCACATACCCCATGATCATAATCTCCACTCCTCGCAATGCAATGACAGAATCACAATTTGATCTACATGCTACCCTTAAATGTGACAATGAAAATCACGTTTTTCATTTCCTGAAAGACACTTTCTTCAGCCTAAGTTTTCCAATCGTATCATTCATGGTAATCCATTCATTTCAACGGGTTACCATTAGTGTTATGATTGAATTTAGGGCTGAAGTTTCCAATTAAAAGTCTAGACACAGCTCATACCTCTTACATTTGATGGCTCCATGCTTAGtccttttatgtcaattgacatTTTGGCTTCACGATCTCTTTCGATAGCAAGTGGAATTACCACTCTCCATTTCTAAATCCACCATGAAGATGACTGCTTTTTTGGGCAAAATGGTTTTGACCCCAAGAACTCTTATAGATCCCAAGAACTCTTATAAACCCCAAGCCCATCCAAAGCTTCAACATTGCTCCTTATCTGAATATCTGTTCCAGCACCCCTCTTGCACTTCTGGACAAGATACAAGAAAAAATTAGTCAGCTAATAGGTAATCTCTCTTTCCATCACAACTGTTGTCTTTCTCTAATTTATTGATGCGGCTTTCAATCTTCCTCTCAaccttatttttgtttttttaaagctCCAAATACACTGTCCTACACCTTCTTCCACTGTCCTGCATTTCTACTGTGTTAAAATCAAGACTCACTGCAGTCTTCTACTCTAACTCATTTTTTTGCAGGACCTCAAAGCTGGAACTTGTTACCTCTTAAATCATTCCTTCTTGTTGCAAGCTTGGCATTGCCTAATCACCATGTCCTAATTACTTTATTTTCTCTTTTACTTTTTTCAACTTTGGCATGCGCTGCTGCAAATGAGCCTTGGCCATTCACTGTGCTTCCTCAAAAAAAGTTTACGCAGTCTACGGAGGAAtgggtttgatgggctgaattgccttttctcattccacacCTCGTTACAGTTTTGTTCATTTCCAAACAGATCATGTTCATCCAACcagatacaaaatgaattaaTACCAAGCTATGTGGATCTAAGAAACTGCTAGGTAGCAATTAGTTACCACTAACTTTACCACTAATCAAGGCTCCGATTGGGGATGGGAGAAGGGGAAGTGAACCTGTCCTCAGGCAGAGAATAACTCAGTACAAAATTTATGCATGAGGCTTTCAGCACAGGTTAGTCACCGTTACAACTATGGACATTTcatatcaattttttaaaaatcattctacaAGATGttggagtcgctggcaaggccagtatttattgcccatctctagttgcccttgggaAAATGCTGGTGGACCTTTTTTTTTGgaccgctgcagtctatgtgctgaagttactcccacagtgctgtgcagaaacctaactggaccagccacataaatactgtggctccaagagcaggtcagaggctgggtattctgcagtgagtgactcacctcctgactccccaaagcctttccaccatctacaaggcacaagccaggagtgtgatggaatactctccacttgcctggatgagtgcagctccaacaacacaagaagctcgacaccatccaggacaaagcagcccgcttgattggcacaccatccaccaccctaaacatgcactcccttcaccaccggcgcaccgtggctgcagtgtgtaccatccacaggatgcactgcagcaactcgccaaggcttcttccacagcacctcccaaacccgcgacctctatcacctagaaggacaagagcagcaggtacatgggaacaccaccacctgcacgttcccctccaagtcacacaccatcccgacttggaaatatatcgccgttccttcattgtcgctgggtcaaaatcctggaactccctacctaatagcactgtgggaaaatcttcaccacacagactgcagcggttcaagaaggcggctcaccaccaccttctcaagggcaattagggatggacaataaattatggccttgccagcgacgcccacatcccatgaacgaacaaaaaaaaggtagggagttccgggattttgacccagtgacgatgaaggaagagtgatacatgtccaagtcagggtgttgtatgacttggagggaaactggaGGCGATGGTGCTCccaagcacctgctgcccttatccttccagGTGACGACGGTCGTTGAAGTTTGAGTGCTGCAGCAGcacatcatagaatcttacagctgaAGGTAGATAATGCACACTGCATCCACAGtaagccagtggtgaagggagtgaatgtttaagctagtggatggggtgccaatcaagcagcctGCTTTATACTGGATGGTGtcaggcttcttgagtgttgttacagctgtacccatccaggcaagtggagagtatcccatcacactcctgacttgtgcattgtaggcgATAGAGAAGCTTTGAGGAATTAGGTGAGCCATTCGCCGctgaatacccaacctctgacctgctctagtagccacgacATTTATgtgattgaccagaaactcaactggaacaatggtgacccccaccccccccactcccctcaggatgttgatggtgggggcctcagtgatggtaatgccactgaatgtcaaggggaggtggttaggctctctctcaTTGGCGAgagtcattgcctggcccttgtgtGGCATGAACGTTACATGTCACttgtcagcctaagcctggatgttgtccaggtcttgctgcatgtgggcatgaactgcttcatttTGTGAGGAATTGCCAgtagagctgaacactgtgcaatcatcgaacagcccaatttctgaccttatggtggagggaatatcattgatgaagcagctgaaggtagtTTGGCCAAGGACActtccccgaggaactcctgcaatgatATACAAGTTACACAAGAGTGCTTTTACCGTTCAACATAGGCAACCATAACTCTAACAAAATACTCGCAAAACTCTCAGTACAATGGATTTTGTTTTCAATCTTTCAACCGGCAGAAGGAAAAACTGAAAAGTGACAAATGAATAATCAGAGGAAGTTTCACACTAAGTACTTCTAAACAAAAAATATATTTAGGCTCCAtttcaaatgaacaaaaaatcacCTTAAAATCAACAATAAAAGCAATCTTACCCAAGTACTCCATTAACTGTTCTGCTGTTATAATTTCCATCATAGGTGGTAGTTTAATCtataataaaaatatatatttaaagatCAGATTTCATTCTGAAGCAAAGTTTtatgtaacaacaacttgcatttatatagcaccttcaacgtagcaaaatgtcccacggTGTCTTTGCTGGAGCGTACACAGACAAACTTTGACTCCAAGCCAaagaaaatattaggacaggtgactaaaagcctaGTCAGAGGTACATGTTAagcagcctcttaaaggaggagaggtggagaggcagaggtttagggagagaattctagagatTAGGACcgaaggcagctgaaggcatggctgcaaatgatagggcaaaggaagtgggggatgcaatgAGGCTCGAATTGGAGGAACAGTGCTCTTGGAGGATTGTACcactggaggttacagagatggtaaggggtgaggtcatgcagggatttgaacaagaggttgagaattttaaaatcaaagcataGGCGGACCAGGAgcccatgtaggtcagcgagcacggggtgatgtAAACTACAAACTAGAGCTAAATAGGTATCACCATATATTAAAAATACACATTTTACATCTGTTAAAAACTATTGAGATTTTTATATATACCTTCCATGCTAAAAGAAGAACGTTCATAATTGCCAACAATGGACATGGGCCATTTTCATTCTGTGTAATAATAGGCGTGTTTTCGGTTTTCCATTTGATCCACTTAATGTGATAAACTGACTGTCCGGGGAATCTTTCCTTGGAACCAGATGGTTTGGCAACACCATCCTTGTTGTTGTACTCTTCACTTTGTAAAGCAAGAGCCAGAGCCCGGTCTTCAGCTCCCTCACTATTCAGATCAGAGCTAGGACAGGAGTTCAGATTAGAAAAGGACTCGAGGGAGTCGATGCTTTGCGATTCGCCAGGAAGGCTTTGGTCACTGGCACTATGATTCTTGTCACACTCGGGAGTTTTACTCGGGCTACCTTCCTCCTGCATCCTACCGTCCGTGTGCTGCTGCTGAGCCAGGCCGGGCAGCGCGTCTTTCCCTAGCCCGGTTTCAGCCTCCTTGCACAGCTCGCCCATCTTGTTTACCAAGTTTTGCTGGGCGCCGTCCCTCACTTTCTCCCCCCCGCCAGGCgcgccgccctcctcctcctcctcctcctccttcgcacTCTCCTCTTCCACGCATGTTACGGTGTTTGAGCATCGAACAGCTCCGGAGGCGGACACGCCGTCAGCATCCCCGGTCCCGCAGCCCGAAGCCCCTCTCCTCAGGCTGGCGATAACGGCGACAGCGACGGCCCCGCTGCTGCCACCGTCCCCCGTAATGTTCGGCCCGGCTCCCGGTAACTCCACGGCCACGCCGCCCCGCTCAACATTGTCATTACTTTCCATGTgtttgagggggagggaagaggggggaaaaggggggggaaaggagaggaggaaattTAAAGGTGTTTACATGGAAGAGGCTTCCAGCCGCTGACAGGCAGCCGCCATGACACCGCCAGCAGCCCGTGACGTCAGACGTTTGCAGAACGCACGAGCCTCACCCTGAAGGTGCATAAAATGACTTTTAAATTACTGCAAAAAAAAGCAAGTGTTTTATACAGAAAGAGGCATCTCCGTTCTAATAAAATATCATGTAATAACAGGTACAGACTACTCCAGTTTAGGTTGGTTCGACCTTAAGTGGGCTCGGTAGCTTCCAAACAAACTACAGGAGACAGCAAAGAAAAGGTGTTGGCAAATAAACCAGCAGTTTTTCAGAACAGGAGCAAAACAATAAGTTTCTCTTCAGAGGGTGCTACTAATTACTATTCCCGTTGTTGCACAGGATAACAGTGTGCATTCTTATTGCAAAAAGGAAAACAAAGGATCATTATCTGGCAGGAAATTGTGATTGGTGGTTGTAAGCATGCGCCCTGGAAACCCTGCTTACTTTCTTAAAGAGGTATTAACCATGAACTGCTGTTACTCTTGTACATCTAGAATGCAGTGGTAGGTTTTGTAAAATCGTTCATAAGaagacactgggttgccccagtgttaTCAACCGAAATAATCTAACAAAAGTGTCCCCTTTTTAGAGGGTCATAACCAAAtcataaaaaagacaaaggaaTTTTATCAAATTAAATGATAATATTTTCACCCATGTCCAGTAGAtactccagtccctgcagtgcccaccggtcgcggaaagcctttAGCGTACCGTTGGACACTGCAtgttccttctccagggccacccaggcacGGGCAAAGCTGCGGAAAAGAGTcaggcagccagagcgaccgcccccacaggCCCCGAAAGCAGTGGTACCAAGTTTTGCTGATTTTGGTGATATTTACTATTTGGAGCTATTCTAAACATCTCATTAAAAAAACGAATGTTGCATTGAAGtcctggctcagtggtaccactctcaattctgagtcagaaggttgtggattcaagacccactccagagacttgaacacataatctaggctaactcttcagtgcagtactgaggtagtgctgcactgtcggaggtgccgtctttccgatgagacgttaaacagagtctgccctctcaggtggacgtaaaagatctcatggtactattttgaagaagagcaggggagttctccctggttccctggccaatatttatccttcagccatcactaaaacaaattatctagtcattaatctcattgctgtttgtgggaacttgctgtgtgcaaattggctgccgtattt is part of the Heptranchias perlo isolate sHepPer1 chromosome 34, sHepPer1.hap1, whole genome shotgun sequence genome and encodes:
- the mindy2 gene encoding ubiquitin carboxyl-terminal hydrolase MINDY-2 isoform X3, which produces MESNDNVERGGVAVELPGAGPNITGDGGSSGAVAVAVIASLRRGASGCGTGDADGVSASGAVRCSNTVTCVEEESAKEEEEEEEGGAPGGGEKVRDGAQQNLVNKMGELCKEAETGLGKDALPGLAQQQHTDGRMQEEGSPSKTPECDKNHSASDQSLPGESQSIDSLESFSNLNSCPSSDLNSEGAEDRALALALQSEEYNNKDGVAKPSGSKERFPGQSVYHIKWIKWKTENTPIITQNENGPCPLLAIMNVLLLAWKIKLPPMMEIITAEQLMEYLGDYILDAKPKEITDAQRLNYEQNMSDAMAILHKLQTGLDVNVKFTGVRVFEYTPECIVFDLLDIALYHGWLVDPQGQLYLLVTDQGFLTEEKVVWESLHNVDGDGNFCDSEFHLRPPSDPETVYQGQQDQIDQDYLMALSLQQEQQSQDLSWEQIPEGISDLELAKKLQEEEDRRASQFYHEQEQAATAQSQKGQQSQAAAAGRQPGGSERKQRKEPREKEKDKCILL